The Oncorhynchus tshawytscha isolate Ot180627B linkage group LG02, Otsh_v2.0, whole genome shotgun sequence genome contains the following window.
caccatgtctcagtgggtgtgtgtattcctctccttgtctcagtgggtgtgtgtattcctctccttgtctcagtgggtgtgtgtattcctctccttgtctcagtgggtgtgtgtattcctctccttgtctcagtgggtgtgtgtattcctctccttgtctcagtgggtgtgtgtattcctctccttgtctcagtgggtgtgtgtattcctctccttgtctcagtgggtgtgtgtattcctctccttgtctcagtgggtgtgtgtattcctctccttgtctcagtgggtgtgtgtattcctctccttgtctcagtgggtgtgtgtattcctctccttgtctcagtgggtgtgtgtattcctctccttgtctcagtgggtgtgtgtattcctctcctccttgtctcagtgggtgtgtgtattcctctccttgtctcagtgggtgtgtgtattcctctccttgtctcagtgggtgtgtgtattcctctccttgtctcagtgggtgtgtgtattcctctccttgtctcagaGTGTGGCCAGGCTCTGCAGTCTCCTCTCTGTGAAGAAgcggtgtgtctggtgtgtgttgcCCTGCTGGGCGGAGGTCTTGGAGCCTGTCTTGAAGTAGGAGAGCATGGAGGTGTTGTTCTGACGGGCTGCGGCCTTCTCaccatcctcctcatcatcatccctGATTACACACAAATACTTATGTGAACTTGTTCTACTGAATGTAgacaaacacagctttcacatTACGCCTCTTCCCTTTTCACAAAGCTGAAACACTTGTATAGTAGTAAAATACATTAGTAGAATATAGGGTAAACACTGAGCACTTTTCACCGTCTACCACTCCCTTCCCTGGCCCCTCTCTAAGCCCTTCTTCACCTGTACCCCCTCTCTCAACACAGACTCTCATCCCACCCCAGTCCCCCTAGCCCATCTCTCCTCACCAGTGTACGGTGACAGCCTTGCTGTCCAGCAGGGTCTGTGTGGTGCTCCAGCTGAACCTGACAAACTGAGGGTAGCCAAACACCGGGTCAAGCTCCTTCAACAGCCACGCCTTCGTCTTCGGGTCTGGAGGACACACAACAAGAAAAAGGTCAATTCTACTTTATTTTAAACAAATTATACCATTACAGCACTAAAACACTACTGTATTTCTACAAACTTCTATTTAACACAAAAGATGGGCCTCCATCCTTTACCAGCCAGGACTTTTAAAATTGCAGAATAATACAACATTTAAACGTTGGTCTCTGCACTTCTAGTGTTAAAACACATTCTACCATTAAAGGACAAAGAAATGCATCAAATTTGACTAAACTGGGATTCAATACAAGATGCTGAACTTCATATCGTTCCAGTGTTGTCAAGCcattaaaaagtgtgtgtgatgGGTGAAGATTTTCCCTAATGAGTTTCCCTACTGACCGTTGGGGTAGCCAGAGCCGTAGTCTGCATCCACCTCTCCTAGGTCTTCTGGGAAGTTCCAGTCTTTTACTGAATGGTCCCTGGCCACCTGAGGGAGCAGCAGAGATCATTTAGGCCAGTGATCCTCcttcttagcctggtcccaggtctgtttgtgcgcCTGTCAACTTAATCGCTGTCAGGGTATGACAAGAagttggcatgatagcacaaacaaactggcactcaggctacctCAATCCTGCTCCTGAAGAGGACTGCTAATCTGGGACAAAACCCTTCACTCCAGTAACTTTCAGATCCCTGGTCTCGTGGTacaggagacaaagagaggaaactATTAAAAACAAAGGAAGAGTTTGGCATTAGCGTGACATCTAACCTTGGCACAGATACTGGCAGCACTGACTATGGGGAAGAGGGAGTCAGCTTTGGGTCGTACGGTCACTTCCACCCCGGGGAACCGCTGGGACAGCTTCTCCTGGTACTTCTCTGCAGGACCCACCGTGTCCACAAACACCTgtcacacacagggagagggagggaggataaggGACAGGGTAGTAATAGATGATTGGTCAAATGAATCAAATGACATTTAATTTGTCacgtgcttcgtaaacaacagtgaAACGCTTAGTTACGGGTCTTTTTCCAACCATGCAGTTAaagatacaaaataaaataacaaaaacagaaatagtgACAGAAGTAATAAATACACAGTAAATAATGAGTAAAAAGAACATGTCTATATAGCTGGAAGGGTAGTGACTAcggtagagagaaagggagaacgcgagggagggagacataaaaaggaatatagagagacaaagcaagagaaaagaggagggcaGAAAGAACATCTAGAGGGTTTGTTATGTTGTATGAAGGATATCGGTGTGTTTGTATGGATGGTTTGAAATAACCAAGATGCTTTGTACCGTACCTCTTTGAGCTGCACTCCACTGTCCAGGGCGAACTGTACCAGGCCAATGGCTGCGTCATGAGAGAGAGCATTCAGGTTGTATTTTGACCTGTGGAAGAGCAGAACGGTTAgaatcatctgtgtgtgtgtgttcggttgttcgctctgtgtctctttgtgtgtgtgtgtgtgtgtgtgtgtgtgtgtgtgtgtgtgtagtacagtatgtgtgtaaatACCTCTGCAGCATGCTGGTAGAGATAGTGTTGGGTGAGAGAATCTGAAGAGCCCAGCCTACAAAGCTCTTGGCCTCGTCCAGCTTGCGGAATAGATCCTCTCTCTGGGCCTCAGTCAATGTCTTCGAGTCTAGAAGAGGAGACGCAGTAACTCATCATTGTACAACAAACAGATGCATGAATCAACTTTGttgatcctcaaaaggtttgtCACTAGAGACATAGATATGTACAATACAGTCACACAGGCATCCTTCACAACACATATATGAATTAATTATTTAACAGATTCCTCCTGAAGGTTATTGCATATctttacaaaataataataattcatcaACTTACCTGCCACTTTTAAGTCCTTCAGAGCTTCCTTTTTGGCGACGGGACAGAAACATATTCCGTAGACCATGGGTCCTGGTAGAGCGAATGCACCATATTAGCAGGCAACATCAAATGATGACCAAGCAACTCGATAACAGACATTCAGTGACCTACTAAGTGATCCATGACGTTTGAATAGGAGCCAATCCATTTTTTttaatagcatctgctaaatgaccaaaatgtaaacgTAAAAATAGATGAGTTAACATGGACTAGTGATCCATGACATTTGAAAAGGAGGCCCACTCACCCAGTACAGGCCCCCTGCCGGCTTCATCGATACCCAAACAGCAGTCTTCTGTCTTGCAGACGTCGGGTATTGCTGAAGCCAGGCGACAGCTCACCGAGTTGTCTGCTTCAAACTCACCGAGATCCATGGTGACCTTCCACTGTCTGTTTCTGTAAGTCTGTAATCACCTGTAAACAACAAGAGCTGTAAACAACTGTACAGAGAAGGTGCACTGTAAACAACTGTACAGAGAAGGTGCACTGTAAACAACTGTACAGAGAAGGTGCACTGTAAacaacaagtacactgtaaacaacaagtacactgtaaacaacaAGTACAGAGAAGGTGCACTGTAAacaacaagtacactgtaaacaacaagtacactgtaaacaacaAGTACAGAGAAGGTGCACTGTAAacaacaagtacactgtaaacaacTGTACAGAGAAGGTGCACTGTAAACAACAAGTGATCTGTAAACAACTGTACAGAGAAGGTACACTGTAAACAACAAGTGATCTGTAAACAACTGTACAGAGAAGGTGCACTGTAAACAACAAGTGATCTGTAAACAACTGTACAGAGAAGGTGCACTGTAAacaacaagtacactgtaaacaacTGTACAGAGAAGGTGCACTGTAAacaacaagtacactgtaaacaacTGTACAGAGAAGGTGCACTGTAAACAACAAGTGATCTGTAAACAACTGTAAAAGATAAGTAGCCTAAACAACTGTAACTAACATTTCAAGGGTCTTGGTGAGCAGCTATGTTGGCATTTTGAAATGTGAAATAGCAATCAAATTGTAAGCAAGCAATTACAAGATATAGCCAGCTAGAAATAACAGTAGAATAGTGATGGGTGGGGTTGACTCATAATCCGCCGTCCCCACGGTTACATCCGCagggaggggcaggtttcgggtcatTAAATATGGTGTGGATAAAGGGAGCATGGGTGGACACAGCTGTCTATTTCCTTACAACTGCTAAAACTGCTATCATTTGGAAATGTTGCATAGAAAATAGTTCccgtttttgctgtttgttataaAATTCTCTCACTGGCCCCTAAACGTCTTTCCTCTGTGAAAGACGCCAAAATGACAAAAGAAAACGTTACTGaggtcaactagattgaagcattcattctatctATGGGATTCTGGTGACACTGGTGAGCAAAGGTTTACTTCTAGGGaaacatataatgacagaagagaagctgcatgtatataattatagacaagttgaccaACAAATAGCCCAgcaaaatgtcagaaattataatCACAAACATAGGCTTCAAAAAACACATTGCACCCCCTGACAACAACAAATAAttctgctgtctctgcctgtagCCTAGACCGCATTTTCTATATTAGTGGGTTAGGGTCGGATGCGGGCCTCAGATTTccactttatcacatatagtcaAGCGGTTGTGGATGGCTTATTAGTAATTTGTGGgagaacaaacagctgacctgtGAACCATTCACAGTAGAACTAACAAGTGCATGTGTCGGTAGAAGTGCAAATCCCATCCATGCACGTGGACTTAAGCTAGTCTGTGGCAGTATGCAAAGCATTTTGGAGGAATGACAACCGTGACCCAGCACTCTAACATCTTTACTCTGGTGAGTTACGGAAGTATATTTAAGCTAGTCACTAAAAGAAGTCAGGCTGATAGTGAGAGTGCAGCAGAACGACGGCCTGGGTCAGAGCTAGCTCTCAAACTCAGAGGTTAGCTTCGCCCACGACTGGCCCATGTCAACTATACTCAACAAAAACATAAAGGCAACATttcaagtgttggtcccatgtttcatgagctgaaatgaaagatcccagtaatgttccatacgcacaaaaagcttatttctctgtttacatccctgttagtgagcatttctcctttgccaagataatccatccagctgACTGGTGTgcaatatcaagaagctgattaaacagcatgatcattgcacaggtgcaccttgtgctgtggacaataaaaggtcactctaaaatgtgcagttttgtcacacaacacaatgccacagatgtctcaagttgagggagtgtgcaatgggcatgctgactgcaggaatgtccaccagagctgttgccagacactttaatgttaatttctctaccatcctcatttcagagaatttggcagtacatccaaccggcctcactaccgcagaccacgtgtatggcgttgtgtgggcaagggattttctgatgtcaacgttgtgaaaagAGTTCCCCATGGGGGGGTTATGGTACGGACAGGCATAAgatatggacaacaaacacaattgcattttattgatggcaatttgaatgcacacagataccgtgacgaggtcctgaggcccattgtcgtgtcattcatcaaccaccatcaccacatgtttcagcatgacaatgcacaatTACGGAAGCTGAAATTGTACCAGTTCTTCCATGCCCTGTAtagtcaccagacatgtcacccattgagcccgTTTGGGATGACCTGGATgatgtatgacagtgtgttccagttcccgccaaaatccagcaacttcctggcacaacattccacaggccacaatcaacagctggttcaactctatgcaaaggagatgtgtcacgcatgaggtaaatggtcacaccagatactgactggttttctggtcCACACCCCTACCTCTTTTGTTAAGGTATCTGTACATATGTATATCTGtatatgtgaaatccatagattagagcctaatacatttattattcctcatatgaactgtacttcagtaaaacctttgaaattcttgcatgttgcgtttatattttttgttcagtatacaatcCCCACGCTGTGTTTTAACGTTTAGAAACGTCAATCAGCGCTTGCAATACAGCTTTCGAAATATATGGCCCTTATTACGGTGTCCAATCAAAAACGCATCATTTCACCTCTAAGAAAACCCAATGGTCCAAACctcatgtctctatcataattCATTCAAAAGTTATTGGAGTTTTTACCCTTTAGGAGGGCCAAAATCAGGATGAATAATTCAATGGAGGCATGAGATAAAAAGTGTCAAAGAATCTGGAAATCGCACTGCGTCAACTAGGCTGGATGCTGTGCGAGAATTAATACTAACTGACAGGCTCGCCGTTGAACTAGTCATCCTTCTTCTCAAATCCGGGGGCATAAAACAATACAGAGGTAAGATAGATATAGTTTAAGACAACAtgcattattttttatattttagtaAACGCTTTTCATATTAATGCGAAATTCAATGTTTAAAATTTTTCACAAAAACAATCGTATGTCTGAAATGTCAAACGGAACACCGCAAGCTTTCTATTTTTAAAGCCTTTGACATTTAATTCCGCTCGTGTCATGTTAATTTAGCTTTTTGTGACCAGTGGAAACAACTTTGCAGAATTCCACAACAACAAGTAAATCCTCTAAAACCGCTGCGAGAAAGCTGCACGCTCTAACAGAGTTAGGTGCTTATTATCGGATCTATTAGGTTACGAAACTTTTTGAATATAATATTAATGGTATGGTAAAGAAAGACCCCACTGGACGATTCAGAACACGAATAATCATATGTGTCttggtaaaaatgtattttataccataATTAAGTGACATTTCATCACCAAACCTCGTGGGTGGACAGACATCCTACCCTTATTTTTCATCAGCAATAAAGAACctgtcaaataaaaatatatacacttactgtagcagttttgcACAGATCCATACAACTATGGGTGCCTCCATCCAAAGAAACTACACTCCCCGAGTTACGGATACACACAGGGGTTCGGAGCATGCTAGATGGCAGCATGCTAGATAGCGAATTAGTACAGATGGTCGCCTCTCTTCCATAAATGTCCCataaacaagcgctgtaacatggagatGTGGCATTGTGGGAACATTAACCCTATAAAAAAGTTATCAATTCAACCTTTCGTTTTTTGAAAAGTATTTATCGCTGGTAAGAAAGAAAGTCCTTATGATTCCAAAACCGTACCTCAAGCGATGCATGTTAAATGTTCAGACCAAGCATCGTGGCTCTTAAAactacaatatgtaactttttaggCGACCAGACCAAACTCACAGAAATGTGAGTTAGAAATGTCACTCATTGAAAGTTAGAACAGATCTGTCGCTTACTAGACTATGTGCTCTAtgtctatgcttcccgttcttaagtttcgtTTATGCAtcttacttttggttttgtacacttgcttcaaacagttgaaaatgcattatttttggttatggaaaatatattttacagcagTTTAGAAGGTAcattgattctctacactatacttgcttgtgtGTCACAAACAAGCAATGCAAACCATTAATTTTAGCAACGATGAAACGGCAGAGCGGTAGTGCACCTTTTAAAGCATgattatgtaactttttgggtgacccagattcacatagaaatataagttatagatctgtcacttACATTAAAGCAAGTAAAATTAGCGGTAGACCTGTGTTATGTGCTCGATTTATATGCTTCCCGTGCTTGAGTTTCGCTtttttttactttcggttttgtgcACCAGCTTCAAACACCTGGAAAAAACTATATTTTTGTTTATTAAATATATACTTCACCCCATACAGAAGAGGCCTTCGTCAAATGACTTGTGTACtagtaatggaactgagagtcgtGATCTAGGGCTAACTGTCTAGCTAAGCAGTTTGTTTAATGCATGTTAGAAACATTTTAGTTTCTTACTTGCGTTTAGTTGAATAATGTACGCCGTTTAGCAAGTGAAAAGGAAAGATAAGCACATAAAATTCCCACTCACCCCGTGTGTTGTTGATATTCTTGTCTGGTGGTCAGTCAATTTTGGCGCGGAATCGCTGACGTGACCCTCATGCGGGGCTTCGTGGGATTTGTAGTCCCACCCACTGTATCCCTGGGTTGTATGCCTATTCTTTTAGTGCAGTACCTCTACACTCGGAGGATGGCAGCAACAGTCTTCCATTTTACTGGTCTAACTCAAGGGCTTGCATGTTAATTAAGCATTTCCCtatttgtgcatgtgacaaataaaacctGAAACTTGAACATGAGTGACAACAACAATGTCACTCTGTTGAACGAGATGCTGAGTGTGTGTTCGCACACGTCGGCCCCTGTGAACAAATATTTCACACACAAAATAAATCCCATTGTAGGTACGTACACATGACCGAATCACTTAGGTTGGTATTCAAGCGAATGTTAACatggtacaacaacaaaaaacacggCCTTTCCTAAGTggtccctttccctcctcccccgcctccccctccctcttgaTGGCCTCGCTGTTGGGATTACGTGGTCACATCTAGATATAATGTAGCCTAATTTACCTGCAGTCCAGATATGTTAGTGGTTATAACCATGTCACAGGATGTCATCTCTGAAAGAACACACTTCTTTTCAAGTCTCTTTTCATGttttctctcttctcactctgatAGTACAACATGTCAAACTATTAACCCTTTCCTAATTACACCAACCACCATGATGAGTGATATCATTTATTAACCTACATTAATTTGTTGTTCCCACTTGAACGTTCCAATTTCATCCAACGGAACGACAAGTCCCCCTCAATGGGTGCTAATTAGTTAGCAGTGGTTAGCACTCGGCtagcagccgtgtgtgtgtgtgtgtgtgtgtgagagagagctgtgGTGACCATCAGGACGTACTCATGGAGCATTAGCGTCGTTAGTCATGTTGACCTCTCTGATCCTcctagattgtgtgtgtgtgtggtctttatGGTCCTCTCTGATAATGGTTTGTAGACCAATCACCCTCTTAGACAAACCAGAGGGGTTGTTTTTCTTCTGTGTGTCTCTTTTTTTTTGTGCTGTCTCTCTCattcacctctccttctctctctctctgcctctacgtctctctgcctctacctctacctcgctccccaATCTTCTCTTCCCCCTGTTATCTCTCTAGTTCCCCCCCCTTCCCCCACTCCATCCCTTTGTAATTGACCACTGTGTGTATGGAACTAAGAAGGAGGGCTGGTGGGGGTGACACTGCTACTAAGTGGACTGTCTTCTCTCCCccaacctcctctccccctctcgagGGTCAGGTGCACTCACTCTCTAGTggaccctctcccccctccctttttGAGCTGTATCGCATTAGTGAAAACCAAGACTGTTCTCACGGCAGGTCTGCCGGTTTTGATTAGCAGAAGTGACTTTTCATAGCAGGTttaattaacgtggcaggttaggacaATTAACGTGGACGGTTAagataattaggttaaggttagggaaagggttagttTAAATGCTAAAATTGAACATATCTAGCTACAACCAGGCCTGCCCtgagaacagtcttggtttccACTAATGCGATGCTGCTCTTTTTGATGGCCTCGCTGTCGGGTTCCTGTAATGTAGACGAGCACCTGCTGAGGTGATGTCGTAATCCCAGGCGACGTGCGGGGGGAAATGACTCCGCTACTCAGCAAGGGAGGTAAAACAACAAGCTAATGGGCAGTAGCACACCTCATCAGGTCGCTGAGTGTCTCAGTCTATGTGACACAGACGTACGCACGCGGAGACACACGCTCAAACGTATACCCTcatgctcacatacacacactacatctTCGTCAGTGTGTAAATAGTGCAAGGTCATCATTTTATTTACATACCAAGGACATCTCTTTCACCTCTCTTCCATCTTACCAAGTTCagactctttcttctctcttccacCTTACCAAGTTCAGacatctctttcttctctcttctaccTTACCAAGTTCAGacatctctttcttctctcttccacCTTACCAAGTTCAGacatctctttcttctctcttccacCTTACCAAGTTCAGacatctctttcttctctcttccacCTTACCAAGTTCagacatctctttctcctctcttccaccttaCCAAGGGCAgacatctttctcctctcttacaCCTTACCAAGGGCagacatctctttctcctctcttacaCCTTACCAAGGGCagacatctctttctcctctcttacaCCTTACCAAGGGCagacatctctttctcctctcttccaccttaCCAAGGGCagacatctctttctcctctcttccaccttaCCAAGGGCagacatctctttctcctctcttccaccttaCCAAGGGCagacatctctttctcctctcttccaccttaCCAAGGGCagacatctctttctcctctcttccaccttaCCAAGTTCagacatctctttctcctctcttacaCCTTACCAAGGGCagacatctctttctcctctcttacaCCTTACCAAGGGCAGACATCACCTTACGTGAGGGAGTGCCTACGGTACATGCTgcacattagtgtgtgtgtttgtgtgtcacaggagattggtggcaccttaattggggaggacgggctcatggtagcTGGAGCGTAATAGAGTGGAATGgtttcaaatacatcaaacacatatggcttgatgccattccatttgctccattccaaccattattatgagccgtcctcccctcaacagcctccactggtgtgtgtccGTCTCTGTGTGTAGTGCATTAAGTTGTACTGCTCCTACTGTGTCAGTCAATTATTAAGTAGAACCAAGTAGCACATGGACAGAATACAAAAAACACACTTTTCCCTTGATTGTCACTTAGCTCTTAGAGAGGCAATCCTTAGGCAAGTCATTACATTTATATGTTAGTcctttagcagatgctcttatccagatctACTGACAATCAGTGCATTCGACTATAGGCAGTATAACCACATACCACAATCATTGCAAGTAAAACTTTCTGCAAGATAGCTACCATCTGCAAAATCAGTGCTCATGTGTCAGTGCTGCTGGCTAGTGGGTACAAAAGGTGAGAGAAAGCAATTCCTGGGTGGAAACACTGCTCTTTTCCTGGAATTATCAGAGAAAAATACCCACCATGCACCACACTGCGGAACAGAACAGATTTCACAAAGTTTAACTGGGTTAAAGTCTTTATCCATAAATGAGTGAAATTTGGAACGACATGTGTAGACTGGTATCATTAACCTTTTTACTCCCATTAAAGTAACAGGGATGTTTCCTGCTGGTGAAAATACAGTAAGATACCCCTGCAATTCAACTCCAGATTGTTGATTTAATTCCTTCTCCCTTTAAATCTTAATAAAAAAGACGGAGAGGCCTGTGGGTGTATATGGGTCTTAAACCTGAGTCTTAgccaaacaaaaacacagaagAAGCCATTTAAACAGGGAGACCAAATCTGTCTGAACAGCAGTGGAAAACGTAAGGCTGAGCCAAGCTAGCCTAAACCAAA
Protein-coding sequences here:
- the rnaseh2a gene encoding ribonuclease H2 subunit A, translated to MDLGEFEADNSVSCRLASAIPDVCKTEDCCLGIDEAGRGPVLGPMVYGICFCPVAKKEALKDLKVADSKTLTEAQREDLFRKLDEAKSFVGWALQILSPNTISTSMLQRSKYNLNALSHDAAIGLVQFALDSGVQLKEVFVDTVGPAEKYQEKLSQRFPGVEVTVRPKADSLFPIVSAASICAKVARDHSVKDWNFPEDLGEVDADYGSGYPNDPKTKAWLLKELDPVFGYPQFVRFSWSTTQTLLDSKAVTVHWDDDEEDGEKAAARQNNTSMLSYFKTGSKTSAQQGNTHQTHRFFTERRLQSLATL